TGCAGGAATAAGTCGACGCCGTCACTTCACCACGAAGCCGAGTCTCAAACCAGCGTCTCAGTTCGGCGCCGAGCTCCGGACGCCGTGCAGCTTTGAGGCGTCACGTGCACAGAACTGTGGATTTCACACATGAGCAACATCCCATTTACAGCTCAGCTCAGAACCTCCTGTGATCCGTCTCCCTAACAGCTGAGCTGACAGTTCCTCCCGGGGTTTCTCTGCACTTTGTGTGAGACCGAGTCAGAAACGTGTTCACAGTGAACGGCTCTGTCTGCCTGAGCCGCGCCCTTTCCCTGTGCATGCTGGGTAACAGACCTTCCTCTAATCCCGTCGCATTTCCAGTTTCCCAACATACTCTGGGACTGTTCTCTGAAAAATTGATATTGCTTTTATTCACGCCGTTGCACACTGTCACCCAACACTGCCTCCGACAAATAGGAACCATAACTTTCTCTACTTTCTCTCAGCGTGAGGAAAGAGTCTCTTGTGCTCCCGGGCTGAAACGGATGAAAGTCTCCGGAGCTGAAGCAGAGAATCCACGAGTCGTCCCCGAGAGCGGCGGCTTAACACAGTGAAACCAGGAAACAGCTCCTGACACTTTACTCATGAAGAGAGAAACGCACATGAGGAGGTGAACATCCAGGTGTTTGAGTTTTGAGTCTGGGAATCTATAGATTTTCTTTGAATGTTGGGAAGATGATTAAAAACTAGAATAACCGCTGTGTGGTCGCGTTCCTCCGTGGACAAGAACAGCtttagtgacctttgacccgacAGATCTCATCCAGGTGAAGGATGGACGCAAGTATTCATTCTGCAGGAGAACAGGTTTTGGTTTCACAGGCTCTCAATTGgacaattaaatatatataattacaaaTACAGCCCGTCCAGTTAATGTGCAGGAAACATTCTCCCTATAGTCACAGGAGAACGtttcctgctgcttcctcctctgttcctgCTCCTGTTTTGTGTAGTTTGTCGTCTTAATAAAGGTTTTATTTACTCGTACACTTGCAGCAAAGCGTTGTGCGATCATTAAAGTGGAGAAGTGATCATTAGGAGTGAGCCGAGCTGGTTGTGTAGCTGCAGCGCTGAGGAGTGGAGGTGTTTCTCTGCAGTCGGTCCCTGCAGAGCGGTAATTGCCTCCTTGACGCTACATCCATAAAtactggaggagaaaagaggatcTGAGGGGAAATAAAGACTGTGAAATATGGGACTTCAGCCATTTAAACCACAGAATCctcatttatttgaaaaacagGAACGTTTAAGAGGTTTGTTTATATCtcaaaatgtttctccacaaAAAGCTCATTTCGGTTCCAGGTGTAAAAGATCAATGAACAACcaaatgaaatgtttaataAAGACGAAGCCGTTGAGTTTCAGATCCAGAGCAGTTTGCTTTAATCGTCAGAGCAGGAAACTACAACAGgaacttcacaaacacacaggcacagaaatGACAAACCTCCGCTCtacctcctcttttcctttttttcttcttcttcttcaagtCATCGTTAAGTTTCCGTAAAAAACATTCCAACAGGACAGTTTCTGAATTTATAAAACAACTacgacagaggacagaggtttTACAGAAGTCGAACATTAACCTTCACTGATCTCTGAAGAGTTCAATGTTGCACAGAAAAAATCCAACTTTATCCCTTAATTCCTTTGGTGCATAAGAGAATTTTACAGCATTTGCCTTCATTCAATGGTAaaatcacacaaatacaaacaatataAGATAATAGCCCCGTATGTTAGCCCCATAATCTATTGCATCATAAAACGTGTCTTATTCATGAAGGTAAACGACCTAAATCTGGTTTATTGAACACTGAGACTGGTTTAATTAGCTGTGGTGGGTTTGGATCCCGTTCTGCTCCAATTtcttacattaaattaaatgctTATTATTTCCAGACAACTTAATTTATTGAGATTTGAAGAAGATCTCAGCAAATAAGTGTTTTTCAGAAATTACCAACCCGATCTTTAAAGGTGTTCATATCATAACTGCCTGTGAACTTTCCCGTACAGCGTTGGATTTATCGGTTCTGGTTTTATTTGTCCTAGTCGTTGAGTTTCAATATCAATTATAAGTATTACACTGCAAGTATAACTTCTTTCATATATTTCAGTGTTGTGAGCATCACAGATTGAATCCCAAATACTCAGcattaataaatacattacaATACAGTGAAGTGTTGTAAAGCATTGGTTGAATGTGTGTATTGCTCATAAGGGGTTTGTAGTAATTAATGGCTTATCaataaacattaattaaaacTTTACAGATCAATAAAGTCCCATTAATGATGTGTCTGGTTGCCAGGTCGGCAGTGCAATCATTATTATGAACTGACGCGATAGAGGATGATGAACACCAGGTGAAACTCTCCTCAACCTGAGAACCTAAAATCACTTAAATGGCTTATTATAGAACTATAAAACATTATCAAAGCATTAACAAAGAAGTCGTTTAAAACGAAGAATGTTTCATTGAAGTCGtaagaataataaaaactgaCATGTCACACCAGGAGAGGTCCAAAAAGGGAAttcatgaatgttttattgtgaaagaaTTTTCCTTTATCTGCGAGTCATATTGGGTGAAACGGAGccggaagaaaaaaacacttcaacCTCAATTGCTGAGAAATCATGTTTTTCGAGCTCACTGCGCCACGAGCtaaaaatatttcaactttCAGCAGCGGAGCGCCCGACTTCAAACGGCTCTCGACGCCGTCTCATAGCAACAGAAGCAGCTGAACTCCACCGGCTGCAGAACGCTGGTGTTTTTAAAATTCATGTGCAGGAAAAACTTCCAGCTGCAAAAAGGATTCATGTATAAATTCTTAATATAATAAGATTGTGTGTCCCAGactcttctgtgtgtgtaaggaagctttcacacctggttcggttcagagcttcagattCTTCACTTCAGACTGAACCTGAAcctcaggtgtgaacggttcctcagaccaGAAGAGATCTGGTTCTGGATCCAACTGAACCAGGGTTCTGTTGGTTtgcaaagtgaaaacacaggAAGTTGATCAAAATGAAACTATGGGACAAACACAGGAAGCTGGATTCAGACTCTCTGGTGTGAAAACGTCAGAATCTGCTTTGTCGGCagatacttttattttgaaatcataTTAAACCCCTAAAAAGAAACCTTTTAAGttgatgaaaagaaacaagCAGAACAATatcaaaaagaggagaaaaattgttttttatatttatttataacattttgGTGCAGTTTATTTAAACACGTTTAAAACGGTCTTTCCTCGTGTGGTGTCACCGTCGTCATGGCGACGCCGAGCGCCCTGAAGCGACTGAAACACACCGTGTGTCTCTCACTCGTCTCCCATCGGAGGAAACACGTCCACGAAAAGACAAAATCATCAGAGAAAATTACAATCGTTCTGTACACGACGAGGCGGCTGTACAAAAGAGTTCACCCTGTTTGTTAACGCTGTTCAACCAACTGTAAACAAAGTGTTGGTCCACACGTGAGCGTGAAAACACACaacgcacacgcacacctcTGTGCACGAGAGGTTCAAAACCTTATCAATCAATATGTCCGTCGTAAGCTGCAGTGCCCGCCCACTCCCGACCCGCCGCTGACCCGCTACACGCCCACTCCCGACCCGCCGTGCACACATCGACACAAACCATCGCACTGCTGAGCCCGTGGATCCTGCAGGTTCCTAAATGAAGGAAGGCGTTGAGATGAGGAGTCGATGATGTGCGGGCGGCGGCTTCAGAGGACAAAGAGGTCGAATACGAAATCGTGGGAAATCACAAAAGCAGACGAAAAATACGAAAAATGTGAAAGCAAATTTGTCTGTGTTAAATTTagcttttgttttacttttaaaggttcagtgtgtagaatttagtgacatctagtggtgaagtgtcatgttgcagctgaacacccctcacctcccgatgtaaatataagtaTTAAAACTTAAAGAGCCCATTTTTAACAAGTTGTACAATTGAGATGAAAAacacgagtgaaaacatcactactataatttaatattcagtttGGGCCAAAATAtccttttcacctaaatcttacacactgaacctttcagGAATATTCTTGACATTTTGGTTTATTGGCTTTTCTCGCAACAAGTTCAAATAAGAAAAACGGGAGCACGTGTGCATTCGATTCTGAGctttagcttagcttagcttagctttaaGACAGAAAGCTAATGGGAAACGGATTAAATATCCAAATGTGCTAAAATGTGAACGCATTTCATTTTGgaaccttttaaaaatgtaaaattgtaaaGTTGTGGTTTGTGTCAaacgtttctttttttaagttgttCCAAGTTCACCAATTCAAAATTTGGGCGGATAGCATCCTGCACGTCCGTTATCATTATTTTGGTAATTAATGATGGTTGAGTCGAGGTTAAGTCGGAAAATGGTGACGCTGTAAGTTCTGAGgacaaaatgtatgttttcttttcaagcagacaaatatattaatttaactGCGCCGCTGGAATTATCAGTTTTCCATTTatcaacacacactttcaatCTGATTCATAAATCTCAAACTCAAACCCTGTGTCTTTATGATCCTCGGGCACGAACCAACGTTACAATCCACAATCCACTGTGTTTTTTGACGAACCTGTTTCCGACTCCGTGGAATCTTTCTAAGTAAGAAACAGATTCTGTACgaaacaaacagagatgaagtaaaaaaatctgtgttgatttgtttttctttctttgcagtGATTCACAGTTCTCAGTTGGAGACGATGTGGATCCGGTTCGttccggcagcagcagctcagaacCTAAACTCATCTACACAACACGACGACAACTGATGGACTTCTACAGACCACAAACTAAACAGGCAACTGGGTCAGACACAGCCAATCAGCCGGGAGGGAAACCTATCAGCTGACCAGGACCAGGTTCCAAATTATTCCTCCAGCGttctttcaaaatgttaaaaatgtattttccatttTAGTCTCGAGGAACAAGGAGCGTTGAGATTCTCTCTGTAGTGAGTTCACTCCGGTGTCCGGCCTCGAGGTGACGCACCGGGCCGGTTGGGGGAATCCAGGGTgggcgggtgggggggtaggggggtgTTTGGGGTCCTGCGTCAGTCCGAGCAgcctccacccccccgccctcagCCGCAGGAGATGACCGTGAAGCGCTTGGAGATGCAGGACATGTTGTGCAGCACGATGCCCAGCAGGAAGAGCAGCACGCACGCCACCAGGATCACCGTGCACACGCCGGACCACGTGGAGCCCTTCCCGGCTCCGCCCACCGGCCCGGTgaccctcctctccatctcgcCACCGTCCATCCCCACGGCGTCCAGCCCCAGAGCCAGGCCCAGAGGCTGCTGCTCGGGCACGGTCACCACGGTGACGCCCTTCTGCTGGCCGCCCGGCAGGAAGCGGCAGCCCAGCTCGCCCGGCAGGCCCAGCCCGCGCTCCTTGGcgagcggcagcggcagcatgTAGCAGCCGTTGCTGGGCAGGCGGATGAAGACGGGCGTGTGCTCCGAGGCGTGAGGGATGGCGATGACCGTGATGACGTCCGGGTCGTCCGGCAGCTGGGAGACGGACAGGCCCGGCGGCAGCTTGGTGACGCTGCGGCACCACGGACACCGGATCTCCTTCTGGCTGCTGCGCATCTGCGTCAGACACACCGAGCAGCAGGTGTGGCGGCAGTCCAGCAGCTTGGGCCGCCGCCGCGGGCTGTAGTAGTTGAAGCAGATCTGGCACTCCAGAATGGAATCCTGGGAAAGTGTCTCCATTTTTGGGAAAACTTTGGTCCCTTGTGATCTTCACCGACAGATTTTTAGTGAATTTAAGTGAAGGTTGAGTCACAGACAAACGGAACTCGTAGAAAAGTCCCACGACTCCACGTGAAGTTAGAAAAGAACTGATCCAACGTCGACAGTTCACAGCCCTGTGGCGTCAGCGGGTTCGTCCATCTGCAAcagagaggacactgtgagAAAACCTGAGGACATTTAATTAGTTATATTAACtgtacattgttttattttatttctattttcatgCTTCACAGGAAGTTTATGTGCCGACTTGAAATGAAGTCCCAAAATTAATCTGTGAGAGTTTCACACTAATCCTCCTGGAACAGTCTCCGTTAAATACCATTAATCCCAGAAGAAGAGACTTCATCACTGAGGAATTCTTCTCCAACTCAATGAATCATTTTCTCCGACAGCGTTTTTCAGATTCGAGTCTTTTCGAGCTCCTCGTCTGTGACAGACATTATTCTGCTGTTTGACAGACGTTCAGTTTGAGGCATTAAAAAGTCATTTTGAAGATATAAGCTTCCTTTGCTGGTAGTTGTATGAAGAATTAGGAACAATTTTCAAGTgaaaagtcattattatgagaataaaggtataatttcattattctgatgtattcaatgtattttaaaaagccTTAATGAGCAGAGTGTAGCTCAAAATGAGACAGAATATGGAAAGTTGCTGTACTATTATCGTATGTAGTAAGTATAATGACAAATTAAActgttttagaatatatttgAAACTGGAATATCCTTCCAGCCCTCAGAGGTATAAAGAAGCAGGAAATGGAAAAACCTTAAAATTGTGCGGCggttgagtaaatgtacttagttactttgCACCGTGTTTAAAGAGATGAATCTAGTTGTAACTTTACTCtcaggaagaggaaacaaatgGAACTTCCCAGATGATCGATGTCACTTTCCGTCCTGAATGAGACGGAGGTCAaactcccacaatgcatcaggGACGATGTGGAGTCATTAACATGCACGGCACACATCGTGCATATCAGCCGGCAGCGGGGGGGCGAGGTCACGTGACCCTGCGCCTCAGTATCAGTTAAGTACGGATCATTCTTTAAACCGTCTCCTTCAGGCCACAGACTCCAAACACAcatgattcctcctcctcctcctcctcctcctcctcttcctcctcctcctcctcctcctcctcctcctcctcctcctcctcctcctcctcctcctcctcctcctcctcctcctcttcttgcaTAATCACGTCTCCCGTGTTAATCCATGTGGAAGCTGTGACACTTTTCCTTTACAGATGATTAAGCTCTGTCACCGAGGAAACAATGAATACCAAACAGGGGCCCTGCCGACTTTCTATTTGATGTTTTTGCCCAAATTGTCAAGTGTGAAAactgctgaggaggagaagacgacTCGGTTTCTCTGTTCCCTCggctgccacccccccccccccccccaccgggcCCGACTGTGGGCAGACAGCTCCAGTGAGAGGTGAGACGGTCGGAGGCGCTGATGGGAAAGGAAAATAGGTGACCACTGGTTTCCAAATAGCTTCGTACATCTCAGTCtctaatcaaaaacaagatcgCAGGCAATTAAACTGCTCACGGCGGAAGTGCAGGATTAGTTATTTATCTCCGTGAAGCTTTGCAGCAAATACAAGGTGGTCTACACGACCTTCACTGTGTCCTTCAGCTCGTTCATGGGGGGTCCCGAGGTTTATCCCAGACCAGATGGGAAACATGATACATAATCCTACCAGATCCCACCAGGTCTCCTCCAGGTTTCCCTGAATACAACATCTCCTGAAAATACCTCTTTCAGAGTGAAGAAGCAGAACTTCAACTCCAAATAAACTCTTACAAAATCTGACTTTCAAAACTCATTCCTGACTATGCTTACTTTCAGAGATGCATCAATACAACTGGGAGATCTCGGGGGTCTGTTGGGTCAGGACAGGAAACTGGGGTCCGAGCTACAGATGTTTGACTGCATGAGAATCAGGATGCAGTTAAAATGCTTGAGCAGAATTAGAATATCAATGAATCCTCGTTAACCTGCTGAACTCTGACGCTTTCCTGCATTTTCCAATTCCTCACTCAGCTTCATGAACGTCTCCATTCTCCCCCCCGATCCTCTGCAGAGAATCGCTGAGACAAAGTCGAGGGaaagtgcttaaaaaaaaatcctggagtTTAAGCAGaagaagtgaggaagaggagcagaggaaggtagaggaaggcagaggaggagacctGCCCTGGGTTTTACTGAATCCTTCTCCCAAAGATAAGGATTAGCTTTGATCTGACATAAACGCTTTGTGGCTCAATATTCCCATAAACCCAGtcgctccctcctcttcccctcttcccctcttcctctctgaatGAAAAGCTTTTCCTCCTTTGCTTCACACCAATTCTTCACACGTTCCTCCAGGTAACTTCTCCTCCCTATTCCCCCCCTCGGCCGTTTCCTCagcttcctttcctctctcgACAAGGGCGAACAATCAAGAGACAATGAAAGTAACAAGGTTTTATGATGCAGTCAGTGATATTGTTGTTCAGCAGCTGTTTCCTGTTCATACAAAGGGAATTCTGACGTTTTTAAATAACTTCATGTTTTACTCTTTAGAATCAAAGGATCAGtaaattatttgattttactCAGATGAGAGGGAACTACACTTGTGTGTCTTTCACAACGAGTGCAGTTTTAGATGACGGACATTTATTTCCTCATTCATATGAGcacactgtgacctttgaccttttaatCACTGAAAGCTAATCGGtgcatctttgagtccaagagACAACGACAAAGTTTTAATAAATTCCCTCTGACAGACAACGGCAGATCCACTGAGTAACAATGGAAACAAACATCCAGTGTCATcgtttctgtctcttctcccgATTCACTACAGAAAATAACATCCGAGGTCACGGAACAACAGCGAGAAGCGACTCCGGCTCCAAACTTAACAATATGATTTATCGGTTCAACTCAGCTGTAACCAGGGCAACCTGGTTTACGGGCGAAAGCTCAGTTTGACCCATTTTCTATCAAACCTACATAGAAACATCAGAGGAAGGAAGCTGTTTAGAATAAGAGTCTGTTCGAGTGGAGATACACAAATTAGAAGAAACATTTCTTCGAAGTTTtaggatttaaaaaatgcattaatacacaaacaagccataaaaggtttatttataaatgtagaaGTTTCTTAATAATTCCACCAGACTgtgaagtgacatcatcaggagaggaaggaaggacgTATGATTCGGTGATGATGCAGCGGCCTCCAGCATCCCCCAATAGCTTGTGTTCCAGTGGGCGGAGccaacagaacacacacacacaaacacacacagtcagtgttagagaaaaaacacacacttctacacacacacacacacacacacacattttccctCAGGGCCTCTGCACACAATCAGCCGAGGAGAAAGTGCTGTCGTCCTCGCAGACACAAGTTAAAAATATCCGCCACAggagtgtacacacacacacacacacacagacacacacacacacagacacacacacacactggtcca
The genomic region above belongs to Limanda limanda chromosome 20, fLimLim1.1, whole genome shotgun sequence and contains:
- the rnf152 gene encoding E3 ubiquitin-protein ligase rnf152, giving the protein METLSQDSILECQICFNYYSPRRRPKLLDCRHTCCSVCLTQMRSSQKEIRCPWCRSVTKLPPGLSVSQLPDDPDVITVIAIPHASEHTPVFIRLPSNGCYMLPLPLAKERGLGLPGELGCRFLPGGQQKGVTVVTVPEQQPLGLALGLDAVGMDGGEMERRVTGPVGGAGKGSTWSGVCTVILVACVLLFLLGIVLHNMSCISKRFTVISCG